The genomic window aacactaacgaaatatccagcgttgtggaggaactcagccaaagcttcgctataacaaccagtggattccatgcaagcttttacttcttctacgttatgtttttgtagaaagttcagtagaccttgaaacccagtatcatcatttttaaatttccttttcctagtttcacgctttccttttttacttatgaatgagagagaaacatcaaagcgttcttttgaaacatctatacctaaaaagttgttgatcatatataactccatatactactattaaaaatgaaaagtaaggcTTACCTTGTGAATACAGAATTAGAACCATTTAGGCCTTTCTACGATACCGTCCAGCCTCTACTTTTGAGAAGggaactcttttcttttctacagattttatatctaaggaatcttccagagttcttcccttctccacctaatgcttaagcttaaaaacactAGATGCTTTTTTCAAGATACAAGGAATtgctatttaataaaaaagaaaagatgcAGGAAGTTATAAATGGGCTGAATGAGAACAATCAACGAttaatgcaaaaaataaatgggtTAGAAGATGATTATGAGTATTTGTTAAGAGCGGAAAAGACAAAAAGAGAAACCGAAGATTCGTGTATACAAGTGGAGGATGCAGATATACCGGAAGGAAAAGCTGAGTTATGTAAAGACTATGAAATTAAACTAGTAAAGCTGGAACAAGAGATAGATGCAAAAGGGAAACAATGTGAGGAATTGCTATTAGAAAATAGTATATTACGAGGAAATATAGAACGATTAAAGGAAGAGAATAAACGATTAGAAGGCATTGAAGAAAGCTTTAGTATCGATCCCTCACATTTTTGCTCTGTAAAAAATTTGCATGATGAGCTTATTCTAGCTAATGAACAGCCGGAAAATATTGATATATCAATCCAGGATGAGATGGATTCAAAAGTTGCCACTGAGTCTGTGGGTGTTAATGTAAAACAAGGTTATAGTAAAAGGACTAGCAACCTATCTCGAGTCTCTGAACAAAGTTCAGCAGTAAAATCTCAATTCTCAGAAGCAAGAGCTCAGAGTAGAAAGCAAATAATTTATGCCTCTGCTTCTCTTATATTATCTGGAGTATTTGCTGTTGGCACAAGTTTAACAATGTCTCATTTAggaatatctatttcacttgcTTTGACTGCATTAACTTTCCTTACATTGGGATGTTATTGTTCATATAAGGCAAGTACAACGCTTAGGAATATTGAACTTGATCGAACTTTTAAAATGGCTGATCATGAAGCTGTTTTTATGGTTCCCAGCTTATAACTATGtggaaaaatatattgttttacTCACCCCAAGAAAAGAGATAATGGGAAAGATAAAAAGGTCTATCAGTTCTCGGTGCGGCAGATTAATTTCTGACGGTGATATAGAGCATTACTTATTTCTCTAGAGAATAGGGAATTGGCGAATAGAGTTCTAGGTGTAGAAGGAGATATAGATGAAGAAAAGACCAGATTTAGTAGAAAAATATAAGGGCTTCTTTGTAAATGATAGTAAGGGAACAGCAAAGTAGTTATATTAAGGGACTGGTTTTATGTTCTGAACTCAGATTTTCGTTAGGTTATAAAAGAAGTAATATCGAGACCTTACTTTGAAATTCCAGATTATCAGAGTACTTTGCTCTTCTGAAGTGAGTGATGTTGGAATACCTCTGGATCGCAGTACTAATAACCAAAATTAAAGAGTAAATAGTTTATAATTTAAGTATTTATAATAGAGAAATTAGCATGTATCTAAATTTGAGCAGCAAATACCTTGAAATTACCATCAATTCAGTAAAATTGAAGAGTTTTAATGGTTTAATCATGTAAAGTATTCAATAAACTgccgtttttaaattttatcagaCTCAGTTAAAAGAGTGGAGATTTTAATGATTTACCTCAAATCTAATTAAGAGTTAAAGTGAGAAgatgttttagtttttttgcaCCTTCCTCTCTACTAATTAAGGCGTTCTTTTTATTTGCGGCTTTTCAGACGTACGATTCTGCTTAGCAACCAATCCGGTACTTCTCTACCCTTTTCCCACTTAGCAAACCTCATCTTTTCTTTTAGGTAGTACTCTCTGTAAGCTTTTACTGAATGACTAGACTTATATTGATCTGGTAACGCCTGTACAAAAGGCTTTATATCGGTTGATTGAAAAACAAGCAAATTCTTATTACTATCACACCAATCTATAACTTCTTCTGATCtatgttttcttttatatCGCCAAGTATACTCTTTGCACAGCTCCCTTCCGTATTTTATTAACCAGAAAAAGTTCCCTTTGGATTGTCTAGCCCATAGAGAACAAGGGTGGTTTTTGTGAGTAAGTTTATATGGAACTTCTATATTCTGGTCTGTGATGCTGACTAAAGgatttggcacttttaatgctatTGAAAAAACATTACTCAGTAACTGAGCAGTTTCTAATAGCATTTTTACTATATGCTTATCACATAACATTTTTGCCGCAATCTCTGGGTTTTCATCTAGTACAAAGATGTTCATCTAAACATCCAAAGAGCTTAAGTCTTTAATTTCATTAGCTGTAAGACCAGTAGTTTGAGCTATGATATCAATAGAAACTCCTGCTTTAAGTAGATTCTTTGCAACTTCAATTTCCCTCTCTTTTCTGCCTTTTTCATGTCCGATGAGGATGCCTTTTGCAGTAGCATCATCAAGTTTTTGAGCAAGGACAGCCTGTTCATCAAGAATACGTTTTATTTCCTGTTCATAGgcaataaattctttttctgaccAGTTGAACCTATTTAGTTCTTCATAGGCCTTTTTAATTATTAGATCACTacctattattttttccagcTCTTCTTCACTAGTCTCATCTGCATATTTAAAGAAGTAGACCCATTTCTCAACAATACTTGAAAGCTGATCTTCTTTGGTTTTTGGAAATTTAGGCAACtcaataaatataaagtaaAAATCTTTTAGATCATGTTCATTAGTATCTTTATCGCGAATGGTATGCTTTGACTTATACTCAGACTTATCAGGAAATAAAATACAGTCTGCTATAGCAATAAAGATAATTTCCTTAAGGTCATGATATTGATCGCCTTTGTCAGCCTGTCTTGAATAGGCTTTAGCAGCATAGTATTGAGCACGTTTTTCAAAGCCCTTAGTTTTAGCGAGCTGGTTAGGTAAGGAAGTAGTATTGCTACTACTCCCTCCCTTAGAAACGCAGCATGCAGGTTTCCCCACACTACGCTTGAGCCCCTTATCTAAGTCCTTCTTTTCTCGAACCGGCTTGTCCTTCATGATTCCTCAGAAAACATCATTCTTAATGGTGACACCAACAGTAGAGAACCTTCTCTTGAGAAAGAGCTTGctaacatttttgtttgtttcactCTTtcatcaaaatactttttccattttaagtCAAGTGGATTTGCATCCGCCCTGATTTTAACATGTCGTCTGATAGGTATATCAATCAACCTAAGCAGTCTTAAATACCTTATCTCTTTCGGTTTGTTCTTGCATATGGGTGCAGCAAAGACCCATTGGCGTTGTTTCATTACCTTGAAGTAACGATTCTTTATCCAACGTAATCCTTTACGAGGATGTCTTTTCTTTGCCCATTTCCATagagcacacataatttcATGGTCTATTTTGTTAAAAGCTCTTTTCGCACACACATGGCTGTAGTAATTTCCCCATCCCCTTAATAGGGAATTGAGCAACTTGATTAGTACGGCCTGAGTGTTCGCTATGTTTGCCTTTATCAATGTACGTGCTTTATTAAGAAGTTTCTTAATACTTTCTTTTGAAGGTTTTATAATTAACTTCTTATTATACCTGCGTACATTACAACCAAGAAAGTCAAACCCTGTTGTAATAgatgtaatttttgttttctcttcGGAAAGGATAAGACCTCTCTCCTGAAGAAAGGACGATACTAGAGGTTTTACTTCATTTTCCAGTACTTCACGTGTGATTCCTGAAATGATAAAGTCATCTGCGTACCTGATTACATTTACTCCACTTCTGATTTTGCTTCTTCTTTTACTGCCAAGTTTACCAAATTGACTTTCCAATGATTTTTCAAGTCCATTTAGGGCTAGATTTGCTAGTATTGGAGAGATGATACTACCTTGTGGGGTACCTGCAGTTGTGGAATACAGAGTTTTTGATTCTAGGAAGCCAGCTTTTAACCAGCTATGAAGAATTTTCTTCTCCATAGGAATATGCTTCATGAGCCATTCATGGTTAATGTTATCAAAACACCCTTTAATATCACCTTCGAGTATCCATTGTAGTTGGTTACGGCTTGCCAGTAACAAGTGACAAGCCACAGTAGCGTCTGCGCAGGATCTTTTTGGTCTAAAACCATAAGAGTGACGATCACTGATCGTTTCAGCTATCGGTTCCAAAGCAAACAAGTATAATGCTTGCATGGCTCTATCTTTTATCGTAGGGATTCCAAGAGGTCTTCTTTTGCCATTAGACTTACTGATGTATATCCGTTTTAGCGGAGAAGGTTTGTATCCTCTTTGTTTTAATAGCTTTATTCCTTGAAATTTTGTGTTGCAAGTTGACCATATTTGACGATCTACACCTGCTGTGTTTTTTCCTTGGTTTTCAGTTACTCTCTTAACCGCCAAAGCTTTGCCGCTAAAAGAGCGTGTGAGAAGGTGTTGTAAAGTTTTCACCTTACCCCATCTGCCTTGTTGGACAGCCTTAACAATACGCCTCTGTAGCCTCATAACAACTTTTTGGCATTTCTTCCAGGGTAACTGGTTCCATGCTTCGGAGTTATTGGTAGGTGCACTTACAGTTGTACTTGTAATCATCTGCTTTCCTACCTTAAGTGGTTAACAAAGTTTCTTGTCATGAGGGACCAAATGGAAGTCTGCTCGTTTTCACGCGAATTAATGTTACAAATTCTATCCATTTCGTTACAAAATGGCATTCGCTTTCTCCATTATCCTTTACCTGCACATCCATCAGCATTCCTTGCGGGTTGCCTGCCATATAGGCGAAAATACAGGCTTATCCTGTTCCTTTTGTCATACAATAGTGGGTTAGGTGGCTTCTCTATACCGGTGGAATTATTATTTGCGTACAtccagaaatgaaaaatgtaaCTCATCCACATTACCTTTTGGTCGGAGCTTATCAGCATCTTTAGCTCTTTAATCGTTACGATACTTATGAAGCTTCACTTACGTTCACCATACCACTAAGCCTAGCCCTCCAACCACATGATGCTTGTAGTTTATGCTTTCTCTCACGATTGAGCATCTTCTTTATCAAGAGGAGGTTCATTGTCCGCGTCGCTCGGCACCAACTGGTTACCCAATTCGCACTGATGCGTAGACTCAGATGGCAAAACATCTGGTTCAATAAGCTTTAGAATCCTTTCAGTTTCTTTCTGAATGAATTCCTCTCCTTTTAAACAATATGACCGAAGGCTTTCAGGTCGCACCATCTCAATTATATACCTGTTCCCACTAGAATCCCTGCAAAGAACATCAACAATGCTTTGTTTATCAGAAGCAATTTCAGCATCTTGAATAGTGCTGAGGAAttctatttcttttatttcatcTTTGCCAGTGAACCCCAAAATATCATTGAGAAAGTGAATGAGGatgtctttatttttttcagtacCAAAAATACGCCGAAACGCAACATCATTCTTGGGGTCGAGAAACTTAGAAAGagccataaaaaaatttttaaatgtatctttatattatatattcttattgataataattcaataatttgtcATCTTTTTTGTTAACTTTACTGATGTTGCCAGAGGGAACGTTGTtgcaaaattttgtaaaatttattatCCTAAGGTTTCAAGTCCTCACAGGTTTATTGGAACTATATGTACAATGTGTTTATCAGTGAAAATCCGGAGAAAATGATGGGGGAAAAGTTAATACATTACTTTAGCCAGGGTAAATGCGAAGGCAATGCAGAAATGAAAAATCTGCTGGGAGGAAAGGGGGCAAATTTAGCAGAAATGTGCAATGTTGGCATTCCTGTTCCACCTGGTTTCACAATTTCCACCTCTGCTTGCAAAGTCTATTATCAAGACAATAGATCTTCTGTCATCCAAGTATCTGATTACTCGGATCCAGAAAAAAATGTGGTCACGCACTGGAATGACATATGTAGTGGAATTAAAAACTACATGACGATGCTCGAAAATGACATCGGTTGTAAATTTGGGGATTTAAATAATCCCTTATTAGTTTCCATACGCTCTGGTAGTGTTAGTTCAATGCCGGGCATGCTTGATACTATTTTAAATGTTGGTCTAAATGATGAAACCGTTGTTGGGCTTGCAAAAAAAAGTGGCGAACGTTTTGCTTACGATAGCTACTGCCGTTTCATCATGATGTACTCCAATGTTGTACTACAGCTTGATCATCACCTATTTCAAGATGTTATTGATAATGAGCAGCAAAAGAGTGGAGCAAAAAGCTTAGCTGATCTTGATGTTGATGTTTTAAAGAGAATTGTTAACGATTTTAAAAAGATAGTATATGAAAAAACTGAGAAACATTTCCCGCAGAACGTTGAAGAGCAATTGTTAAACTCAGTTAATGCAGTATTTGCCTCTTGGAAAAATGATAGGGCTGTTTCCTATAGAAGAATACATAATATTCCTGAAAACCTTGGAACAGCGGTCAACGTGCAAGCAATGGTTTTTGGTAATTTAAATGATAATTCTGCAACTGGTGTGATATTTACACGAAATCCTTCAACTGGAGAAAAAAAGCTTTTTGGTGAGTTTTTGGTTAATGCTCAGGGTGAGGATGTGGTTTCTGGTGTTTATACTCCTATGCCAATTGACGGAGAGCAAAAAAACACCATGGAGAAGTTGCTGCCAAGTGTCTACCGAGAATTATGCGTGGTATGTGAAAAACTTGAAAGGCATTATAAAGACATGCAGGATATCGAATTTACTGTACAGGACGGTAAATTATGGATTTTGCAGACTAGGTCTGGCAAACGCACGGCTGAAGCTGCTATTCGCATAATAGTTGATATGGTAAACGAAGGAACGATTACAAAAGAAGAAGGAATATTGAGAATTGATCCAAAAACTTTTGACAATTTATTGCATCCAGTTCTTGACGTTAAGAGTGACCAAAAAGTAATAGGGAAGGGGCTACCTGCTTCTCCAGGTGTTGCTTCTGGATATGTAGTGTTTAGTGCAAGTGATGCTGAAAAAGCTGCAGAGCAGGGTAAAAAAGTGATTTTAGTAAGGTCAGAAACGAGTCCTGAAGATATTAATGGAATGAATGCTGCAAGTGGCATAGTAACAGCACGGGGAGGGATGACCTCGCATGCTGCTGTTGTAACCCGTGGAATGGGTAAGCCATGCATTTGCAGTGTGAGTGGACTTTATATCGATAAAGATGGAACTTTCTTTTCTGTAGGGGATACAAAAGTAAATAAAGGTGAACCAATTACCATCAACGGAGGAACAGGGGAGGTTATGCTTGGCATTCTCCCTACAATTTCACCTGAATTATCGCAAGAATTCAAAACGGTAATCAACTGGATAGATGAAATCAAAACGGTCAAAGTGAGAGCGAACGCTGATACTCCAAAAGACGCAAAAATTGCAAAAGAATTCGGTGCAGAAGGTATAGGCTTATGTCGCACAGAACATATGTTTTTCGCTAGTGATAGAATCGAATTCATTCAAAAGTTGATAATAGCTGACGATGAAAATGAAAGGGCAAATGCGCTCATTAAACTAGAAGAAATGCAAAAGTCTGATTTCAAAgaaatattttctattatggAGGGCAGGGAAGTCACTATACGGTTGCTTGATCCACCTTTGCATGAATTTTTACCCAATGATCAGTCTACTATAGAAAAAATTGCCAAATCACTTAGTAAGTCAGTTGAgtcagtaaaaaataaaatagcacAGTTATCAGAAAAGAACCCAATGCTTGGCCATCGAGGTTGTAGACTTGCCATTTCTCATCCTGAAATATATAGCATGCAGATTAGGGCAATACTTAGTGCTGCAAGTGAattaaagaaagaaaagaagaTAGAAGTGGAGCCTGAAATCATGATTCCTTTTATCATGAGCGAGAAAGAATTTATTCTGATA from Drosophila ananassae strain 14024-0371.13 chromosome 4 unlocalized genomic scaffold, ASM1763931v2 tig00000241, whole genome shotgun sequence includes these protein-coding regions:
- the LOC123258072 gene encoding GRIP and coiled-coil domain-containing protein 2-like, whose protein sequence is MGVKRFTNESSREDQKNGTSPTGTSTNYRQEQVASSGDRTLYNSDIPSLGRSIKSSRSALFMPFGASVDTSTPIKPANPSNLVTTGENYTSNADLSDELNVSEVTKIVERMELLSNSLKKIQEIVEKLGNTTLSEEVIVHERHFKKFMDFVGEILVNIGTRLPQSDSKSMYLEQKLKGLEKMNESLNNSVQELEKKVDKLEKENKDFLAENDELKEKLATAKEEKELLFNKKEKMQEVINGLNENNQRLMQKINGLEDDYEYLLRAEKTKRETEDSCIQVEDADIPEGKAELCKDYEIKLVKLEQEIDAKGKQCEELLLENSILRGNIERLKEENKRLEGIEESFSIDPSHFCSVKNLHDELILANEQPENIDISIQDEMDSKVATESVGVNVKQGYSKRTSNLSRVSEQSSAVKSQFSEARAQSRKQIIYASASLILSGVFAVGTSLTMSHLGISISLALTALTFLTLGCYCSYKASTTLRNIELDRTFKMADHEAVFMVPSL